A genomic region of Zea mays cultivar B73 chromosome 6, Zm-B73-REFERENCE-NAM-5.0, whole genome shotgun sequence contains the following coding sequences:
- the LOC542764 gene encoding superoxide dismutase [Mn] 3.1, mitochondrial precursor, producing MALRTLASKKVLSFPFGGAGRPLAAAASARGVTTVTLPDLSYDFIALEPAISGEIMRLHHQKHHATYVANYNKALEQLDTAVSKGDASAVVQLQGAIKFNGGGHVNHSIFWKNLKPISEGGGEPPHGKLGWAIDEDFGSFEALVKKMNAEGAALQGSGWVWLALDKEAKKLSVETTANQDPLVTKGASLVPLLGIDVWEHAYYLQYKNVRPDYLNNIWKVMNWKYAGEVYENVLA from the exons ATGGCTCTCCGCACCCTGGCATCGAAGAAGGTCCTATCCTTCCCGTTCGGCGGCGCGGGCCGGCCGTTGGCGGCGGCGGCGTCTGCGAGGGGGGTGACGACGGTCACACTCCCCGACCTCTCCTACGACTTCATCGCGCTGGAACCGGCCATCTCGGGGGAGATCATGCGCTTGCACCACCAAAAGCACCACGCCACCTACGTCGCCAACTACAACAAGGCGCTGGAGCAGCTTGACACTGCCGTCTCCAAGGGCGACGCCTCCGCTGTCGTCCAGCTGCAGGGCGCCATCAAGTTCAACGGCGGTG GTCATGTGAACCATTCAATCTTCTGGAAGAACCTCAAGCCCATTAGC GAAGGTGGCGGGGAGCCGCCTCATGGGAAACTTGGCTGGGCCATCGATGAGGATTTTGGTTCGTTTGAGGCACTTGTAAAGAAGATGAATGCAGAAGGCGCTGCTTTACAAGGGTCTGGATGGGTG TGGTTAGCTTTGGATAAAGAGGCAAAAAAGCTTTCAGTTGAAACAACAGCTAATCAG GATCCTCTGGTGACTAAAGGTGCAAGCTTGGTTCCGCTGTTGGGGATTGATGTCTGGGAACATGCATACTACCTGCAG TACAAGAATGTTAGGCCGGATTACCTGAACAACATCTggaaggtgatgaactggaaataTGCTGGAGAGGTGTACGAAAATGTTCTTGCTTGA